A genomic segment from Lytechinus variegatus isolate NC3 chromosome 10, Lvar_3.0, whole genome shotgun sequence encodes:
- the LOC121423144 gene encoding chromobox protein homolog 8-like isoform X2 yields MKKKKSCLSSMELSDIGERVYAAESLLNRRIRRGKAEYLVKWKGWSIKYSTWEPEDNIIDKRLLESFKKRRKELEGTAGHGTPGRKKRKSKIGQYVTA; encoded by the exons atgaagaagaaaaagagctGTCTTTCCAGCATGGAGCTGAGTGATATTGGAGAGAGGGTTTATGCCGCGGAGTCTCTTCTCAACAGAAGGATTCGAAGG GGCAAAGCAGAATACCTTGTCAAGTGGAAGGGCTGGTCTATAAA gTACAGTACTTGGGAACCAGAGGATAATATCATTGACAAAAGACTGCTGGAATCGTTCAAAAAGCG CCGAAAAGAACTTGAAGGAACTGCAGGACATGGGACACCAGGTCGCAAGAAACGCAAATCTAAG
- the LOC121423144 gene encoding chromobox protein homolog 8-like isoform X1 produces MKKKKSCLSSMELSDIGERVYAAESLLNRRIRRGKAEYLVKWKGWSIKYSTWEPEDNIIDKRLLESFKKRRKELEGTAGHGTPGRKKRKSKVCFRFRCVFHPYPNDHF; encoded by the exons atgaagaagaaaaagagctGTCTTTCCAGCATGGAGCTGAGTGATATTGGAGAGAGGGTTTATGCCGCGGAGTCTCTTCTCAACAGAAGGATTCGAAGG GGCAAAGCAGAATACCTTGTCAAGTGGAAGGGCTGGTCTATAAA gTACAGTACTTGGGAACCAGAGGATAATATCATTGACAAAAGACTGCTGGAATCGTTCAAAAAGCG CCGAAAAGAACTTGAAGGAACTGCAGGACATGGGACACCAGGTCGCAAGAAACGCAAATCTAAGGTATGTTTTAGATTTCGTTGTGTTTTCCACCCCTATCCAAACGACCATTTTTAG